The proteins below come from a single Halostagnicola larsenii XH-48 genomic window:
- a CDS encoding PH domain-containing protein, which translates to MSASTSVKPDIRSIPARALENFDLGMFATLAVMLTIFDGGSVFGIDAIVSVVLRLVLIAVVFGLFQLAIESVRWWHYELTLEEESLVVRSGILRPKRRTIPVSRIQQSTVSTTTVSRLFGLAALECETAGNPDEPDLSMRYLERADADDLQRRIGSVTEVDTTSSEPPERHRVFTLRPRELVLYGVTRIHPKTILLAVLAWVGTTYFEADAITDLQTIVITALEDLLPLSPAVMLVLIVLAGWLLGVGLAIERMGNFRLSAGEDSFRRRHGFVRTTDADVSSDRIQLARVRSNPLHRLLGLAQADVGTAGLSEPIPFGLQWPLAPLARRDVAWELLERAIGVDLSTVQLQSLPTRARRRYAVRYALGVVVLAVGTAIAQQFVPATRAIPLPLFVPLLVLSPLAAHVTWSHRGYALLDDHIVVRRGFWTRRTYVVPADTIQNLTVSQSPFQRRIDLVSVRLDVASMPFLPGVPLPDIDASVGGRLQHRLLEDDSDDEFAETTSEYDDGSSIPSET; encoded by the coding sequence ATGAGCGCGAGTACGAGCGTAAAACCGGATATCCGCTCTATTCCTGCCAGAGCGCTCGAGAACTTTGATTTAGGGATGTTTGCGACGCTCGCCGTGATGCTAACGATATTCGACGGCGGCTCGGTGTTCGGAATCGATGCGATCGTCTCGGTAGTACTCCGGCTTGTGTTGATCGCCGTCGTCTTCGGACTCTTTCAACTCGCTATCGAGAGCGTCCGATGGTGGCACTACGAACTCACCCTCGAGGAGGAGTCGCTCGTCGTCCGTTCGGGAATCCTCCGCCCGAAACGACGAACGATTCCCGTCTCTCGGATCCAGCAGTCGACGGTCTCGACGACGACGGTGAGCCGTCTGTTCGGGCTCGCCGCCCTCGAGTGTGAGACCGCCGGCAACCCCGACGAACCGGATCTCTCCATGCGATACCTCGAGCGGGCCGACGCCGACGACCTCCAGAGACGCATCGGATCGGTTACCGAGGTCGACACGACCTCGTCCGAACCACCGGAGCGCCATCGCGTCTTCACGCTTCGACCGCGAGAACTCGTTCTGTACGGCGTGACTCGAATTCACCCCAAGACGATACTCTTGGCCGTGCTGGCGTGGGTCGGGACCACCTACTTCGAAGCGGACGCGATAACCGACCTGCAAACGATCGTCATCACCGCTCTCGAGGACTTGCTACCGCTCTCGCCGGCAGTGATGCTGGTGCTCATCGTCCTCGCTGGCTGGCTCCTCGGCGTCGGCCTCGCGATCGAACGGATGGGGAACTTTCGCCTCTCCGCGGGCGAAGACTCGTTCCGGCGACGGCACGGCTTCGTCCGAACGACCGACGCGGACGTCTCGAGCGACCGAATCCAGCTCGCTCGCGTTCGATCGAACCCGCTCCATCGGCTGCTGGGGCTGGCGCAGGCGGACGTCGGCACCGCCGGACTTTCGGAGCCGATCCCGTTCGGACTGCAGTGGCCGCTCGCGCCGCTGGCGCGGCGAGACGTCGCGTGGGAGCTCCTCGAGCGAGCGATCGGCGTTGACCTCTCGACGGTCCAGTTACAGTCGCTCCCAACTCGCGCGCGCCGACGCTACGCCGTCAGATACGCCCTCGGCGTCGTCGTACTGGCCGTCGGCACGGCGATCGCCCAGCAGTTCGTCCCGGCGACTCGAGCGATTCCGCTCCCACTTTTCGTCCCCCTCCTCGTACTTTCGCCGCTCGCGGCCCACGTGACGTGGTCTCATCGTGGCTACGCCCTGCTAGACGATCACATCGTCGTCCGGCGCGGCTTCTGGACGCGTCGGACCTATGTCGTCCCGGCCGACACGATCCAGAACCTCACCGTCTCGCAGAGTCCGTTCCAGCGACGAATCGACCTCGTGTCGGTCCGACTTGATGTCGCGTCGATGCCGTTCCTCCCCGGCGTTCCGCTGCCCGACATCGACGCATCGGTCGGTGGGCGCCTCCAGCACCGGTTACTCGAGGACGATTCCGACGACGAATTCGCCGAAACGACGAGCGAATACGACGATGGATCTTCGATACCGAGTGAGACCTGA
- a CDS encoding PH domain-containing protein yields MNEFSSRSPSKSATDRVHPRVRIVWAIKWMLGGVVAAVVGTVVLSSGSDLETLLLAVAAASPVVGVVLALVRYRRFRYAVTDEGVYVRRGLLTVNETVVPPESIQQVDVDEPLLSRPFGLVSVRIYTAGTFGGRVAISGLARETATDLADRLDRLARGDSGV; encoded by the coding sequence ATGAACGAATTCTCGAGCCGATCCCCCTCCAAATCGGCGACGGACCGAGTACATCCCCGCGTACGGATCGTCTGGGCGATCAAATGGATGCTTGGTGGCGTCGTCGCGGCGGTCGTCGGAACGGTCGTGCTGTCCTCGGGTTCGGATCTCGAGACGCTCCTTCTCGCCGTTGCCGCGGCGAGTCCCGTCGTCGGAGTCGTGCTGGCACTCGTCCGTTACCGCCGGTTTCGATACGCGGTCACCGACGAGGGGGTCTACGTGCGCCGCGGACTGCTCACCGTCAACGAGACTGTCGTCCCGCCCGAGAGTATCCAGCAGGTCGACGTCGACGAGCCGCTGCTCTCGAGGCCGTTCGGGCTCGTTTCCGTCCGAATCTACACCGCGGGGACGTTTGGCGGGCGGGTTGCAATCTCCGGACTCGCCAGGGAGACGGCGACCGATCTCGCGGATCGACTCGATCGACTCGCTAGGGGTGATTCCGGCGTATGA
- a CDS encoding creatininase family protein, translating to MYLPNLTWPDLREYVENGSLAVVPLGSTEQHGPHLPEGTDHLIADALARAATDRTDHICTPVIPIGVSPHHRQFHGTMWVDAPVFRDYVESLSRNLTYHGIDRIVFVNAHGGNVAHLREVGRRLRDDGTAYAVEWMWDESIPDLIEEAFETPGPHGGPKETAMIMHIAEELVRDDRLEDARDGGMTAFDPATMAVNGARVTYDSKEITENGVFGDQTDATPAVGAELFEAATDQLCALLEWLDDQPFADLLPQEHVAPRPARTGN from the coding sequence ATGTACCTCCCGAATCTCACCTGGCCGGACCTCCGCGAGTACGTCGAAAACGGGTCACTCGCCGTCGTCCCGCTAGGATCGACAGAACAGCACGGACCTCACCTCCCCGAGGGCACCGACCACCTCATCGCCGACGCGCTCGCTCGAGCGGCCACCGACCGGACGGACCACATCTGTACGCCGGTGATTCCGATCGGCGTCAGCCCGCACCACCGACAGTTCCACGGCACGATGTGGGTCGACGCGCCCGTCTTTCGGGACTACGTCGAGAGCCTCTCGAGGAACCTGACCTACCACGGGATCGACCGCATCGTCTTCGTCAACGCTCACGGTGGCAATGTCGCGCACCTGCGCGAGGTCGGCCGTCGGCTGCGCGACGACGGGACGGCCTACGCGGTCGAGTGGATGTGGGACGAATCGATCCCGGACCTGATCGAAGAGGCGTTCGAGACACCTGGCCCCCACGGCGGGCCGAAAGAGACGGCGATGATCATGCATATCGCCGAGGAACTGGTCCGCGACGACCGACTCGAGGACGCTCGCGACGGCGGCATGACGGCGTTCGATCCCGCGACCATGGCCGTCAACGGCGCTCGAGTCACCTACGATTCGAAAGAGATCACCGAGAACGGCGTCTTCGGCGATCAAACCGACGCGACGCCGGCGGTCGGGGCCGAACTCTTCGAGGCGGCGACCGACCAACTGTGTGCGCTCCTCGAGTGGCTCGACGATCAGCCGTTTGCTGATCTCCTCCCCCAAGAGCACGTCGCTCCTCGACCCGCACGAACCGGCAACTGA
- a CDS encoding O-methyltransferase, whose product MTDVLTDKVARFVRAAGPSPDDTLREMDEYAAESGFPHVGPEVGGTLALLARMTGARSVFEFGSGYGYSAYWFARALPDDGRIVLTEIDEDELEMAREYMQAGGFGDIAEYELGDALEIVERYDGPFDLVLLDHQKRRYPEAFEAVRSKVPVGGAIVADNAMTADSIQFETVLEFLEARDRGPERRNDDLTEDIPNEATDATRGIATYLATVRDDEAFETTVLPLGEGIAVSYRTE is encoded by the coding sequence ATGACCGACGTACTGACGGACAAGGTCGCCCGTTTCGTTCGCGCCGCAGGACCGAGCCCCGACGACACGCTCCGAGAGATGGACGAGTACGCCGCCGAATCGGGATTCCCCCACGTCGGCCCCGAGGTCGGCGGGACGCTCGCGCTGCTCGCGCGGATGACCGGCGCGAGGAGCGTCTTCGAGTTCGGTTCCGGATACGGTTACTCCGCCTACTGGTTCGCCAGGGCGCTCCCCGACGACGGCCGGATCGTCCTCACAGAAATCGACGAGGACGAACTCGAGATGGCCCGCGAGTACATGCAGGCGGGTGGCTTCGGAGACATCGCGGAATACGAACTGGGCGACGCACTCGAGATCGTCGAGCGCTACGACGGACCGTTCGATCTCGTTTTGCTCGACCACCAGAAACGCCGCTATCCGGAAGCGTTCGAGGCGGTTCGTTCGAAGGTTCCCGTCGGCGGAGCCATCGTGGCAGACAACGCGATGACGGCGGATAGTATCCAGTTCGAGACGGTGCTCGAGTTCCTCGAAGCGCGGGATCGGGGCCCCGAACGTCGGAACGATGATCTGACCGAGGATATTCCAAACGAGGCGACCGACGCCACTCGAGGCATCGCGACGTATCTCGCGACGGTTCGGGACGACGAAGCCTTCGAAACGACCGTTCTCCCGCTCGGAGAAGGGATTGCGGTAAGTTATCGGACGGAATAA
- a CDS encoding dCTP deaminase, with protein sequence MSDEHPLTAHVDNLVYEPTQVHDYGIDLTVSAIYTVDGPGRLDFGGDELEDADFEAVPTTTQNPDDEYGWWKLEGGQYVLQHNEFLTDSEAAFVLQPRNELLARGCSHPTVRVRSHLPLIPLSVPDGGVEIKENARVSTLLSPTASADSSVDSSSTDD encoded by the coding sequence ATGTCCGACGAGCATCCGCTCACGGCACACGTCGATAACCTCGTCTACGAACCGACGCAGGTCCACGACTACGGTATCGATCTGACGGTGAGCGCGATCTACACCGTCGACGGCCCAGGGCGGCTCGATTTCGGCGGCGACGAACTCGAGGATGCCGACTTCGAGGCCGTTCCGACTACCACCCAGAATCCTGACGACGAGTACGGCTGGTGGAAACTCGAGGGCGGCCAGTACGTCCTCCAGCACAACGAGTTCCTCACCGACAGCGAAGCGGCGTTCGTGCTCCAACCGCGGAACGAACTGCTCGCTCGAGGGTGTTCGCACCCGACCGTCCGGGTGCGTTCGCACCTGCCGTTGATCCCGTTGAGCGTCCCGGACGGCGGCGTCGAAATCAAAGAGAACGCGCGGGTGTCGACGCTCCTCTCGCCGACCGCGTCCGCAGACTCGAGCGTCGACAGCTCCTCGACGGACGACTAG
- a CDS encoding universal stress protein translates to MYQNVLIPTDGSDGTRRAIEHGLTIANRFEGTVHALSIVPEGPFGTMTSGEVTAGAERAVEYVEREADRVGVPVTTTIERGVPHESVLAYADDNDIDVIVMGTQGRTGLDRFLVGSVTERIVRMAEPPVVTLRMTDDIEIEEPSAAIRIARRSLETGASGKTGTGGETQADSETAPVDKSGAGGETAPDGESETGTKSEVSTEPETDDEPAVLEDPYRTSGTWVVPLKMDDGPVDVHVDAVTGGVRTIVTRE, encoded by the coding sequence ATGTACCAGAACGTGCTTATTCCGACGGACGGGAGCGACGGGACCCGGCGAGCGATCGAACACGGGCTCACGATTGCGAACCGCTTCGAGGGGACTGTCCACGCGCTGTCGATCGTTCCCGAGGGGCCGTTCGGAACGATGACCAGCGGGGAGGTCACTGCGGGCGCAGAGCGTGCGGTCGAGTACGTCGAGCGCGAGGCCGACCGCGTCGGCGTGCCGGTCACGACCACGATCGAACGCGGCGTTCCACACGAAAGCGTGCTCGCCTACGCCGACGACAACGACATCGACGTGATCGTGATGGGGACGCAGGGACGAACGGGCCTCGATCGGTTTCTCGTCGGGAGCGTCACGGAGCGGATCGTTCGAATGGCAGAACCGCCCGTCGTGACCCTTCGAATGACCGACGACATCGAAATCGAGGAGCCGTCGGCGGCGATTCGTATCGCCCGCCGGTCGCTCGAGACTGGGGCAAGTGGTAAGACCGGGACGGGTGGCGAGACCCAAGCAGATAGCGAGACAGCACCGGTTGATAAGTCGGGAGCGGGTGGCGAGACAGCGCCGGATGGTGAGTCAGAGACGGGTACCAAGTCCGAGGTGAGTACCGAACCCGAGACAGATGACGAACCGGCGGTGCTCGAGGACCCGTATCGAACGAGCGGAACGTGGGTGGTCCCCCTCAAGATGGACGACGGTCCGGTTGACGTCCACGTCGACGCAGTAACTGGTGGCGTCCGCACCATCGTCACTCGAGAGTAG
- a CDS encoding acetyl-CoA carboxylase biotin carboxylase subunit, which translates to MFRKVLVANRGEIAVRVMRACEELNVGTVAVYSEADKDSGHVRYADEAYNIGPARAADSYLDHEAVIEAALKADADAIHPGYGFLAENAEFAAKVEAEDGLTWIGPSSDAMETLGEKTKARTVMNEADVPIVPGTTEPVTDPDEVKAFGDEHGYPIAIKAEGGGGGRGMKVVWDESEVEDQLESAQREGEAYFDNDSVYLERYLENPRHIEVQIVADQHGNVRHLGERDCSLQRRHQKVIEEGPSAALSDELREQIGDAARRGVAAADYTNAGTVEFLVEEDQSRDGLLGPETNFYFLEVNTRIQVEHCVTEQITGIDIVKRQIRVAAGEELDFEQSEVEIDGHAIEFRINAENAAEDFQPASGGSLTTYDPPGGVGVRLDDALRQGDELVTDYDSMIAKLIVWGEDRDECLERSLRALREYDIEGIPTIIPFHRLMLTDEAFVESRHTTKYLDEEMDPARIEEAQQQWGGDESTADGDDEEVVEREFTVEVNGKRFEVELEERGAPPIPTGGEANPSGPSPPAAAAGADDGEDDVELAGEGELVDAEMQGTILSVEVEEGDEVAAGDVLVVLEAMKMENDIVASSGGTVTKIAVEEGDSVDMGDSLVVLE; encoded by the coding sequence ATGTTCAGGAAGGTTCTGGTCGCGAACCGCGGCGAAATCGCGGTTCGAGTCATGCGGGCGTGCGAGGAGCTCAACGTCGGAACCGTCGCCGTGTACTCCGAGGCAGACAAAGACTCGGGACACGTCAGATACGCAGACGAAGCGTACAACATCGGCCCGGCGCGTGCAGCCGACTCGTACCTCGACCACGAAGCGGTCATCGAGGCCGCGCTGAAAGCCGACGCCGACGCGATCCATCCCGGCTACGGGTTCCTCGCGGAGAACGCCGAATTCGCCGCCAAGGTCGAGGCCGAAGACGGACTCACCTGGATCGGCCCCTCGAGCGATGCGATGGAAACCCTCGGCGAGAAGACCAAAGCTCGCACCGTCATGAACGAAGCGGACGTGCCGATCGTTCCGGGGACCACGGAGCCGGTTACCGACCCCGACGAGGTCAAAGCCTTCGGGGACGAACACGGCTACCCGATCGCGATCAAGGCGGAAGGCGGCGGCGGCGGCCGCGGGATGAAAGTCGTCTGGGACGAGAGCGAAGTCGAGGACCAACTCGAGAGCGCCCAGCGGGAGGGCGAAGCGTACTTCGACAACGATTCGGTCTACCTCGAGCGCTACCTCGAGAACCCGCGACACATCGAAGTCCAGATCGTCGCCGACCAGCACGGCAACGTTCGCCACCTGGGCGAACGCGACTGCTCGCTCCAGCGCCGTCACCAGAAGGTCATCGAGGAGGGGCCGTCGGCGGCGCTTTCGGACGAACTCCGCGAGCAGATCGGCGATGCGGCCCGTCGCGGCGTCGCGGCCGCAGACTACACGAACGCCGGCACCGTCGAGTTCCTCGTCGAGGAAGACCAGAGTCGTGACGGCTTGCTCGGCCCGGAGACGAATTTCTACTTCCTCGAGGTGAACACGCGGATTCAGGTCGAACACTGCGTCACCGAGCAGATTACCGGGATCGACATCGTGAAACGCCAGATCCGGGTCGCCGCCGGCGAGGAACTCGACTTCGAGCAGTCCGAGGTCGAGATCGACGGCCACGCCATCGAGTTCCGGATCAACGCCGAGAACGCGGCCGAGGACTTTCAGCCGGCCTCGGGCGGGTCGCTGACCACCTACGATCCGCCGGGCGGCGTCGGCGTCCGCCTCGACGACGCGCTCCGTCAGGGCGACGAACTCGTCACCGACTACGACTCGATGATCGCGAAGCTGATCGTCTGGGGCGAGGACCGAGACGAGTGTCTCGAGCGATCGCTCCGCGCGCTGCGCGAGTACGATATCGAGGGCATTCCGACGATCATTCCGTTCCACCGGCTGATGCTGACCGACGAGGCGTTCGTCGAGAGCCGACACACGACGAAGTACCTCGACGAGGAGATGGACCCGGCGCGAATCGAGGAGGCCCAACAGCAGTGGGGCGGCGACGAATCGACGGCTGACGGCGACGACGAGGAGGTCGTCGAACGGGAGTTCACCGTCGAGGTCAACGGCAAACGCTTCGAAGTCGAACTCGAGGAACGCGGCGCGCCGCCGATTCCGACCGGCGGCGAGGCGAACCCATCGGGGCCGAGTCCGCCGGCAGCGGCGGCGGGTGCGGACGACGGCGAAGACGACGTCGAACTCGCGGGCGAGGGCGAACTCGTCGACGCCGAGATGCAGGGAACGATCCTCTCGGTCGAGGTCGAAGAGGGTGACGAGGTCGCCGCGGGCGACGTGCTGGTCGTGCTCGAGGCCATGAAGATGGAAAACGACATCGTCGCGTCCAGCGGTGGAACCGTTACGAAGATCGCGGTCGAGGAAGGCGACAGCGTCGACATGGGCGACAGTCTGGTCGTCCTCGAGTAG
- a CDS encoding acyl-CoA carboxylase subunit beta, with product MEDRIAELEEFRTEALKGGGEDRIEKQHEKGKMTARERIDYFLDEDTFTEFDQLRTHQTSEFGMEEQKIPGDGVVTGYGEVDGRTVFVFAHDFTVFGGSLGEVFAEKICKVMDMAMEVGAPIVGLNDSAGARIQEGVKSLAGFTEIFRRNQEASGVVPQISGIMGPCAGGAVYSPSITDFIFMVKDTSHMYITGPGVTKTVTGEDVTHEELGGAVTHANKTGVAEFACESEEQALDKIKRLLSYLPQNNVEDPPRVEPWDDPDRRDDALEDIVPSSPQKPYDMTNVIDSVVDEGSFFEVADNFSQNIVVGFGRLDGRSVGIVANQPRVNAGTLTVDASMKGSRFVRFCDSFNIPIVTFVDVPGYMPGTDQEHRGIIRHGAKLLYAYSEATVPLLTVITRKAYGGAYCVMASKNLGADVNYAWPTAEIAVMGPQGAVNILYREELAEAENPDELRDELIEEYREEFANPYTATDKGFLDDVILPTETRPRLIADLEMLETKREDKPDKKHGNIPL from the coding sequence ATGGAGGATCGTATCGCGGAGTTGGAGGAGTTTCGAACGGAGGCGTTGAAAGGAGGCGGCGAGGACCGGATCGAGAAACAACACGAGAAGGGGAAGATGACCGCGCGCGAGCGGATCGATTACTTCCTCGACGAGGATACCTTCACCGAGTTCGATCAGCTCCGGACCCACCAGACGAGCGAGTTCGGGATGGAAGAACAGAAGATTCCCGGCGACGGCGTCGTCACCGGCTACGGCGAAGTCGACGGGCGTACGGTGTTCGTGTTCGCCCACGACTTCACCGTCTTCGGCGGCTCGCTGGGCGAGGTGTTCGCCGAGAAAATCTGCAAGGTAATGGACATGGCGATGGAAGTCGGCGCACCCATCGTCGGTCTCAACGACTCCGCCGGCGCGCGCATTCAGGAAGGGGTCAAGAGCCTCGCCGGCTTCACCGAAATTTTCCGCCGAAACCAGGAAGCAAGCGGCGTCGTTCCACAGATTTCGGGAATCATGGGCCCGTGTGCGGGCGGCGCGGTGTACTCCCCCTCGATCACGGACTTCATCTTCATGGTCAAGGACACGAGCCACATGTACATCACCGGTCCCGGGGTCACCAAGACCGTCACCGGTGAGGACGTGACCCACGAGGAACTCGGCGGTGCGGTCACCCACGCCAACAAAACGGGCGTCGCCGAGTTCGCCTGCGAAAGCGAAGAGCAAGCCTTGGACAAGATCAAGCGCCTGCTCTCGTACCTCCCGCAGAACAACGTCGAGGACCCGCCGCGTGTCGAGCCCTGGGACGACCCGGACCGACGCGACGACGCGCTCGAGGACATCGTCCCCTCGAGCCCGCAGAAACCCTACGACATGACCAACGTGATCGATTCGGTGGTCGACGAGGGCTCGTTCTTCGAGGTCGCGGACAACTTCTCGCAGAACATCGTCGTCGGATTCGGCCGCCTCGACGGCCGGTCGGTCGGCATCGTCGCGAACCAGCCGCGGGTCAACGCGGGCACGCTCACCGTCGACGCGTCGATGAAGGGCTCGAGATTCGTGCGGTTCTGTGATTCCTTTAACATCCCGATCGTGACGTTCGTCGACGTGCCCGGGTACATGCCCGGAACCGATCAGGAACACCGCGGGATTATCCGCCACGGCGCGAAGTTGCTCTACGCCTACTCGGAAGCGACCGTCCCGCTGCTGACGGTCATCACGCGCAAGGCCTACGGCGGGGCCTACTGCGTGATGGCCTCGAAGAACCTCGGCGCGGACGTCAACTACGCCTGGCCGACGGCCGAAATCGCGGTGATGGGACCACAGGGTGCCGTCAACATCCTCTATCGCGAAGAACTCGCCGAGGCGGAGAACCCGGACGAACTCCGGGACGAACTCATCGAAGAGTACCGCGAGGAGTTCGCGAACCCCTACACGGCGACGGATAAGGGCTTTCTCGACGACGTCATCCTGCCGACCGAGACCCGTCCGCGCCTGATCGCCGACCTCGAGATGCTCGAGACCAAACGCGAGGACAAGCCGGACAAGAAACACGGTAACATCCCGCTCTAA
- a CDS encoding sodium-dependent transporter, whose product MVERETWATRTGFILAAVGSAVGLGNVWRFPYQVGEFGGAAFLVVYLALIALVGFPVLMVEFTVGRYTDRNPVGALKQIGRGPWKRIGWVFVLAGFVILSYYSVVAGWVLQYTAYGLQGNFAADGAAQFGATYGGITPVLTHAIFMAAVIAVVGLGIRQGIELAVKLMVPAIIALTIGLAVYAATLPGAGEAYAYYLSPNLGTIAANWTEILPAAAGQAFFTLSLGMGVMITYASYLGEDRNLAKDGLIIVGLDTAIAFTIGLVAFPILFSGGVGVSEITEIGAGAGFIFISLSQAFANLPLGGVLGAIFFATVAIAALSSAISILEVVVSYLIDEHGVDRGPATAIIGTAIFLAGVPVAYDGGLSWLTVYDQLANYILLVLGALLLSIYVGWIKSDLGLEELGKGVKNLGAWGITWIWVLRIPVIIVLVVVLTLNAIEAYTQISGVLSGLVG is encoded by the coding sequence ATGGTAGAACGAGAAACATGGGCAACGAGAACAGGGTTCATACTAGCGGCGGTGGGAAGCGCCGTCGGATTGGGAAACGTCTGGCGGTTTCCCTATCAGGTCGGGGAGTTCGGGGGTGCAGCGTTCCTCGTCGTCTACCTCGCGTTGATCGCGTTGGTCGGATTCCCGGTATTGATGGTCGAGTTTACCGTCGGCCGATACACCGATCGAAACCCGGTCGGTGCACTCAAACAAATTGGACGAGGCCCCTGGAAACGGATTGGATGGGTGTTCGTCCTCGCTGGATTCGTGATCTTGTCGTACTACAGCGTCGTCGCCGGTTGGGTGCTGCAGTACACGGCTTACGGACTGCAGGGTAACTTTGCCGCGGACGGTGCAGCGCAGTTCGGAGCGACGTATGGCGGGATAACCCCCGTTCTCACGCACGCAATTTTCATGGCCGCCGTCATCGCCGTCGTTGGGCTCGGTATCCGCCAGGGTATCGAACTTGCCGTCAAGTTGATGGTACCCGCAATCATCGCGCTGACGATCGGTCTCGCGGTCTACGCCGCGACGCTTCCGGGCGCTGGCGAAGCCTACGCGTACTATCTTTCACCCAATTTGGGTACCATCGCGGCGAACTGGACTGAGATCCTCCCTGCGGCCGCTGGGCAGGCGTTCTTCACGCTCTCGCTCGGGATGGGCGTGATGATCACGTACGCGTCCTACCTCGGAGAGGATCGTAACCTCGCTAAGGATGGCCTCATCATCGTTGGATTGGATACGGCGATTGCGTTCACGATCGGACTGGTCGCCTTCCCAATCCTCTTCTCTGGTGGTGTTGGTGTTTCTGAAATCACAGAAATCGGTGCTGGTGCTGGCTTCATCTTCATCTCCCTCTCGCAAGCATTTGCCAATCTCCCGCTCGGCGGCGTTCTCGGTGCGATCTTCTTCGCGACCGTCGCCATCGCGGCGCTCTCGAGCGCGATCAGCATCCTGGAGGTCGTCGTCTCCTACCTGATCGACGAACATGGCGTCGACCGCGGTCCGGCGACGGCGATCATCGGAACCGCCATCTTCCTCGCCGGTGTTCCCGTCGCATACGATGGCGGGCTGTCGTGGCTCACGGTCTACGACCAACTCGCGAACTACATCCTGCTCGTCCTCGGAGCCCTGTTACTCTCGATCTACGTCGGGTGGATCAAAAGCGATCTCGGGCTTGAGGAACTCGGAAAGGGAGTCAAAAACCTCGGCGCGTGGGGGATCACCTGGATCTGGGTCCTTCGGATTCCGGTCATCATCGTGTTGGTCGTCGTCCTCACACTGAACGCGATAGAAGCATACACTCAAATCAGCGGTGTTCTCAGCGGACTCGTCGGCTAA
- a CDS encoding SDR family oxidoreductase, with product MSVTYDFSETVAVVTGASGALGSAAVERFRDAGATVCAVDVVEPDADDSLLEPDDAVQFYEADLTNEDEVAELFEAIVDEHGRVDHLLNIAGTWMGGQHLEETDLEEFDALMNISLKTAFLASKHALPHLQESEGSIVSVSARSSLEGGEGDGPYRITKAGIRILTETLAEENRGVVRANCVMPSVIDTPMNREMMPDSDHDSWVDPLEIADVMAFLCSDGASVTSGAAVPVYGEA from the coding sequence ATGTCAGTCACGTACGACTTCTCGGAGACGGTCGCAGTGGTCACCGGCGCGAGCGGCGCCCTCGGCAGTGCCGCAGTCGAACGGTTTCGAGACGCGGGTGCGACCGTCTGTGCCGTCGACGTCGTCGAACCCGACGCTGACGACAGCCTCCTCGAGCCGGACGACGCCGTCCAGTTTTACGAGGCGGACCTGACCAACGAGGACGAGGTCGCTGAGCTGTTCGAGGCCATCGTCGACGAGCACGGCCGGGTCGACCACCTGCTCAACATCGCCGGCACGTGGATGGGCGGCCAGCACCTCGAGGAGACGGATCTCGAGGAGTTCGACGCGCTGATGAACATCAGCCTGAAAACGGCGTTTCTGGCGTCGAAACACGCCCTTCCGCATCTCCAAGAAAGCGAGGGCTCGATCGTGAGCGTGAGCGCGCGCTCGAGTCTCGAGGGCGGCGAGGGCGACGGTCCCTACCGGATCACCAAAGCCGGCATCCGAATCCTCACGGAGACGCTGGCCGAAGAGAATCGCGGCGTCGTTCGGGCGAACTGCGTCATGCCGAGCGTGATCGACACGCCGATGAACCGCGAGATGATGCCCGATTCGGATCACGACTCGTGGGTCGACCCGCTCGAGATCGCGGACGTGATGGCGTTTCTCTGTAGCGACGGTGCGTCGGTCACGAGCGGCGCGGCTGTCCCGGTCTACGGCGAAGCCTGA